A stretch of Zootoca vivipara chromosome 13, rZooViv1.1, whole genome shotgun sequence DNA encodes these proteins:
- the SHBG gene encoding sex hormone-binding globulin, with protein sequence MSTTFPDSAESSLFAHCIISRLAAAVSTRHGCILTPSGDMVPILPCLVLLVAAGPPWVAGEGLQNILGGYVPKYGQCYESVPGEAGALNIGQRWGDPSPTATLSIDPRTVTSATSYFDFRTFDPEGVIFYGDMSPGVNWFVLALRNGKPEIQIHNTVTNITVSGGRRINDGQWHRIMAKNEGHAVLLAVDNNYQLKLDHVSEAIVEAPVFDMRIGVGGLLIPTEELLVPLNPAMDGCMRRWNWLNKSTEWMEGTSLEDKDAKVCFPNIRKGSFFPGNGLATFSLSDLYTGAVSANQNWSLTVQLWMEAAPQSAPLLATSAFPLRLSLHRTHLMAHLGNKTVLQVPFPLGGCLNAPLHLTITPSHTTLRLGNAETSKPTPKLDFESLQHTWLGKKGDFVVGGLPGQEKFPLAQERSFFRGCLRGFRVQDQVLDFDEVKSRSNSIWPYSCPVADRGQAKADQEA encoded by the exons ATGTCAACAACCTTTCCTGACAGTGCAGAATCATCGCTGTTTGCCCACTGCATAATATCCCGGCTCGCAGCCGCAGTCTCTACCAGACACGGCTGCATCTTGACACCCTCCGGAGACATGGTCCCCATCTTGCCTTGCCTGGTCCTCCTGGTGGCCGCAGGACCCCCTTGGGTGGCCGGGGAGGGGCTCCAAAACATCTTGGGGGGCTACGTTCCCAAG tatggCCAGTGCTACGAGTCCGTCCCTGGAGAGGCAGGTGCTTTGAACATTGGGCAGAGATGGGGAGACCCCTCTCCAACAGCCACATTGTCCATCGATCCGCGCACGGTGACAAG CGCCACCTCCTATTTCGACTTCCGCACCTTCGACCCGGAAGGCGTGATCTTCTATGGGGACATGAGCCCCGGAGTCAACTGGTTCGTCCTGGCTCTGCGCAACGGCAAGCCCGAAATCCAGATCCACAATACTGTGACGAACATCACCGTTTCCGGGGGGCGGCGCATCAACGATGGCCAGTGGCATCGG ATCATGGCGAAGAATGAGGGCCATGCTGTCCTGCTGGCAGTGGACAACAATTACCAGCTGAAACTCGACCACGTCTCCGAAGCCATCGTCGAGGCCCCTGTCTTCGACATGCGCATTGGTGTCGGGGGCTTGCTGATCCCCACGGAGGAGCTCCTTGTCCCA CTCAACCCGGCCATGGACGGCTGCATGAGGCGATGGAATTGGCTGAACAAGAGCACCGAGTGGATGGAAGGGACGTCCCTGGAGGACAAAGACGCCAAAGTCTGCTTTCCCAACATCCGCAAGGGAAGTTTCTTCCCAGGGAACGGACTggccaccttctctctctcag acctctatACCGGAGCCGTCTCTGCCAACCAGAACTGGTCCCTGACTGTGCAGTTGTGGATGGAGGCCGCCCCGCAGTCAGCGCCCTTGCTGGCCACCTCCGCTTTCCCCCTGCGCTTAAGCCTGCATCGCACG CATCTGATGGCTCACCTGGGGAACAAGACAGTCCTTCAGGTGCCCTTCCCTCTGGGGGGCTGCCTAAACGCCCCCCTCCACCTGACCATCACCCCGTCCCACACCACGCTCCGCCTGGGCAACGCGGAGACCTCGAAGCCCACCCCGAAACTGGATTTCGAAAGCCTGCAGCACACCTGGCTGGGGAAAAAGGGGGACTTCGTCGTCGGGGGGCTGCCTG GACAGGAAAAATTCCCGCTGGCCCAGGAGAGGAGTTTCTTCCGGGGCTGCCTGCGTGGGTTCCGGGTTCAAGACCAGGTCCTGGATTTTGACGAGGTGAAATCCAGGAGCAATTCAATCTGGCCCTACAGCTGCCCCGTAGCCGACAGAGGCCAGGCCAAGGCGGATCAAGAGGCATAG